The Arthrobacter sp. OAP107 DNA segment AGCTCGAGGTCATGCTCAATGTAGGCAGCCACCGCGTCCTGGACGTCATCATGGCCGGCAAAGAGCTGGCCGCCGAACGGCTTGTCGAGCCGTTCGAGGTCCAGGTGCAGCTCAGCGTCGGGTACAGCGGCGGCGACGAGCTCGCGGCGGGCGCAGCTGTACCAGTCCACGGCGGCAAACCGCTCCGCAAACTCGTCCCAGCCCAGCGCCACCCGCTCCGGGCTGCCGGTGAACAGCTCCCGGTAGTAGCCGTACCCGGCGTCCTTGGCGATCAGGGGCCAGAGGTGGCTGCGGAAATCCAGTTCGGCGTGCTCCTCCAGGAGCGCGCCGACTGCGTCAGCGGTGAAGAACCGTGGCGCCGCCGCAGGTTCACCGCGCAGCGCCGTGGAAATCTTGGAGTGGAACGGCACGCCGCGGCGTGACCCGGCCCAGAGCCGGGGCTCGGCCCCGGACGGAAGGTAGCGCAGCCCGCCGTCGGGCCTCTCTTCAAAACGGCCGCCGCGGCCCTCGGTGAGCAGCACCAGCAGGTCAACGAAGGCCAGGCCCATCCCGGAGACGATGACGTCCTGGCCCGGGGCGATGGGGGAATAGTCGACGTCGGTGGTATAGCTGGGTGCCGCATGGAACCCGCCGTGGCGGGCCGCAAACGCGGACCAGGCAGCGGAGCGTGCATCGGGTTCCGCGTCGGTGTGCCCCACGGCGGCAATCACGACGTCGGCGTGCAGGGTGCCGCCGCCGGCAAGCCGCACACTGTACCCGCCATCGTCGGAAGCGCCACCGGCCGTTTCACCCGGTTCGACTCTGACCGCGGTGTCGCGGTGGACCGTGACGCGGACGTCGCTGCCCAGGGCACGGACGGCGCGGCGGAAGAACCACTCGAGGTATTTGCTCTGCAGTTGCCGGGTGGCAAAGGAGCTGCCCGTCAGTGAGCGCAGCTGTTCCTGCAGGTGCGGCGGCATGGCGGGCACGTCGGTGATGGAGCCGTCCCGGACACCGGCAGCCCATGCGGCAAGGCCTGGACCGTCGATGGGCGGCCCTTCGCACAGCACCGAGGAGTCGGTGAACATCGTGACGTCCGCCGCGGTTGAGTTCATCATGAGGCCGGGTTCCTGGTCGAAGCGCCAGATCCTGCCGGAGCCGGGTTCGTACGGCTCCACGATGTGGATCTGTATCGGGCCGCCCGCGAGCCCCGGGCGGTTGGCCGCGAGCCGTTCGAGTATTCCGGCCGTGCGCGGGCCACCGCCGATGAAAACCACGGATGGGGGCTGCGCCGGCATCGGAAACTCCTGGTGGAAAGGACCCTTGGAAGGGCCACGGGAAAAGGGCTTGGGCCCTCAATCTAGGGTCTGGACAAACCGCCGGTCGAGGGCGCTGTCACGGCCGTTCACCCCGCGTAATGGCCCGTAAATCAGCGCAAGAATTCGTCTCATGACGCCCCGCTAAGCCCCGTGAACGAATGCAACAGGCGGCTTTGCCCGGCCTTCCGGGCGCACCTAGATTTGCAGCCAACTGCCCCAGAAATACCAACCGGAAGAAGCGAGATGGCGCATGAGTTCAGCAGCTACCAGGACGTCCCAGTCCCCCACTGAGGCACGGGCGGTGCCGCCCCGGCCCGCCGAACTGCGTGCCGCCATCGACTACGCCGACTACCGCCTGGTGCCCGCCCGCCGTCCGTGGCGCTGGGTGGGCACCGTGGTGGTGGCTCTCGGCGTGGCCGCGGTGATGTGGTCCCTGGCCACGAACCCGCGCTGGGAATGGGGCGTCGTGGCCCAGTGGTTCACCGCCAAGTCCGTGGTGAACGGCCTGGTGGAGACCCTCAAGCTCACCGCCATCTCCGGGGCGCTTGGCTTCATCCTGGGCTTCCTCCTCGCCCTCATGCGGCTGTCCGCTTCGCCGCTGCTGGTCTCCGTGTCCTGGACGTTCTCGTGGATCTTCCGGTCCACGCCGCTGCTGGTCCAGATGCTCCTTTGGTACAACCTTGGGTACCTCTACGAGAAGATCAGCCTCGGAATTCCGTTCACGGACATCCGGTTCTTCGAGGCACAGACCACCACCCTGATCAGCCAGTTCGCGGCGGCCGTGCTCGGCCTGACGCTGAACCAGGCCGCCTACTCTGCCGAGATCATCCGCGGTGGCATCCTGTCCGTTGACCAGGGCCAGCTCGAGGCGGCGGCCGCCCTGGGCATTCCGGCCTGGCGCCGGTCCACCCGGATCGTGCTCCCGCAGGCCATGCGCGCCATCCTGCCCACGGCCTTCAACGAGATCATCGGCCTGGTCAAGGGCACCTCGATCGTTTACGTCCTGGCCTACTCCGAGCTCTTCTACACCGTCCAGGTCATTTATAACCGCACCCAGCAGGTCCTGCCGCTGCTGCTCGTGGCCACCCTCTGGTACGTGGTGATCACCTCCGTGCTCAGCGTGTTCCAGTACTACATCGAGCGCCACTACTCCAAGGGCGCGGTGCGCACCCTGCCCCTCACGCCGCTGCAGAGGGCACGGAAGTTCTTTGCCACCCACGCCCCGGTCAACACCAAGGACACGGCCACCACCACCGGAAGGAAGTGACTCCGATGAGCACAACACTTGAGGCCCCCGCCGCCACCCGCGGGCTGGTGGAGATCACCAAGGTCCGGAAGTCCTTTGGACCCACCGAGGTCCTGAAGGGCGTCTCCCTGACGGTGGAGCCCGGCGGCGTGGCCGTCATCGTCGGCCCTTCGGGTTCCGGGAAGTCCACCCTGCTGCGGACCATCAACCACCTGGAAAAGGTGGATGCCGGGTTCATCGCCATCGACGGCCAGCTCGTGGGCTACCGGGTCAGGGGCAACAGGCTGCACGAACTGCCCGAGAAGGACATCCTGAAGCAGCGCACAGAAATCGGCATGGTGTTCCAGAACTTCAACCTGTTCCCGCACCTCACGGCGCTTGAAAATGTGACCGAGGCGCCCGTCGTCGCGCAGGGGAGGTCACAGGCGGAAGCCCGCGAGCGCGGCCTGGAACTCCTGGACCGGGTAGGCCTGCGTGACCGCGCCGGCGCCTACCCCCGCCAGCTCTCCGGCGGCCAGCAGCAGCGCGTCGCCATCGCCCGGGCGCTGGCACTGGACCCGAAGATCCTGCTCTTCGACGAGCCCACCTCCGCCCTTGACCCCGAACTGGTCAACGAGGTGCTGGACGTGATCCGCGGGCTGGCCAAGTCCGGCACCACCCTGATCATCGTCACGCACGAGATGGGTTTTGCCCGCGACGTGGCGGACACCGTGGTGTTCATGGACCAGGGCCAGATCGTCGAACGGGGCAAACCGCAGGACATTTTCACCGACCCGCAGGAAGAA contains these protein-coding regions:
- a CDS encoding amino acid ABC transporter permease; its protein translation is MSSAATRTSQSPTEARAVPPRPAELRAAIDYADYRLVPARRPWRWVGTVVVALGVAAVMWSLATNPRWEWGVVAQWFTAKSVVNGLVETLKLTAISGALGFILGFLLALMRLSASPLLVSVSWTFSWIFRSTPLLVQMLLWYNLGYLYEKISLGIPFTDIRFFEAQTTTLISQFAAAVLGLTLNQAAYSAEIIRGGILSVDQGQLEAAAALGIPAWRRSTRIVLPQAMRAILPTAFNEIIGLVKGTSIVYVLAYSELFYTVQVIYNRTQQVLPLLLVATLWYVVITSVLSVFQYYIERHYSKGAVRTLPLTPLQRARKFFATHAPVNTKDTATTTGRK
- a CDS encoding amino acid ABC transporter ATP-binding protein, with the protein product MSTTLEAPAATRGLVEITKVRKSFGPTEVLKGVSLTVEPGGVAVIVGPSGSGKSTLLRTINHLEKVDAGFIAIDGQLVGYRVRGNRLHELPEKDILKQRTEIGMVFQNFNLFPHLTALENVTEAPVVAQGRSQAEARERGLELLDRVGLRDRAGAYPRQLSGGQQQRVAIARALALDPKILLFDEPTSALDPELVNEVLDVIRGLAKSGTTLIIVTHEMGFARDVADTVVFMDQGQIVERGKPQDIFTDPQEERTRSFFSKVIEPAFNI